A stretch of Dehalobacter sp. DNA encodes these proteins:
- a CDS encoding Na/Pi symporter produces the protein MLVPVCFTFLGLMLLLTGIKILRDGLEKFTGSYFQLVLQRFTATTARGFISGILATSILQSSTALTVMAISFVDAGLLSFQNTLGLILGSNIGSTVTPQLLSLPLKDFAIWLIPPGFLGFWLLKGKVKFFCYALAGLGLMFFSLSVLESAMIPLASTSYFQERLLHLNSSYLESIVAGTVLSAALHSSSATAGLVMVLTERGWLDLPTSLAFIFGANIGTCFTALIVSAFTSRSAQWVALFHVFVNVFGVLMFYPLLDPLTEVIRFLGGSLSRQIANGHTIFNILSSLMVLPLLPYISRSLARSR, from the coding sequence GCCTGGAAAAATTCACAGGGTCTTATTTTCAGCTCGTTCTGCAGAGATTCACCGCAACCACCGCGAGAGGATTCATCAGCGGCATTCTGGCGACAAGTATCTTGCAATCGAGCACAGCGCTGACCGTAATGGCAATTTCCTTTGTTGATGCCGGTTTGTTAAGCTTCCAAAATACGCTCGGACTAATCCTCGGAAGCAATATTGGCAGTACGGTAACGCCCCAGCTTTTGTCTTTGCCGCTCAAGGATTTTGCCATATGGCTGATTCCGCCTGGATTTTTAGGGTTCTGGCTGCTGAAAGGCAAAGTAAAATTCTTTTGCTATGCGTTGGCCGGCTTAGGCCTGATGTTTTTCTCCCTTTCCGTTTTGGAATCCGCGATGATCCCGCTTGCCTCGACCTCATATTTTCAAGAACGTCTGCTCCATCTGAACAGCAGCTATCTTGAAAGCATTGTGGCAGGTACCGTTCTCTCGGCAGCCCTGCATTCTTCAAGTGCAACGGCAGGCCTTGTGATGGTTTTAACAGAAAGAGGTTGGCTTGATCTGCCAACCTCCCTTGCTTTTATTTTTGGAGCCAATATCGGGACCTGCTTCACCGCTTTGATTGTCTCAGCTTTTACCTCTAGATCCGCTCAATGGGTTGCGTTATTTCATGTATTCGTTAACGTTTTTGGCGTTTTGATGTTTTACCCGCTTCTGGATCCGCTGACCGAGGTGATCAGGTTTCTCGGGGGAAGCCTAAGCCGCCAGATCGCCAACGGACATACAATTTTTAACATCCTGTCTTCGCTTATGGTTCTTCCTCTGCTGCCCTATATCAGCCGATCACTGGCCAGATCCCGTTAG